One window of the Enterobacter huaxiensis genome contains the following:
- the nrdI gene encoding class Ib ribonucleoside-diphosphate reductase assembly flavoprotein NrdI codes for MSGLVYFSSSSENTLRFIERVGLPAIRIPLNERERIRVDEPYILIVPSYGGGGTAGAVPRQVIRFLNDPHNRERIRGVIAAGNRNFGDAFGRAGDVISQKCGVPYLYRFELMGTQQDVENVRKGVNEFWQRQPQNA; via the coding sequence ATGAGTGGGCTGGTCTACTTCTCCAGCAGCTCGGAAAACACGCTCCGCTTTATCGAGCGCGTCGGGCTGCCCGCCATTCGCATTCCGCTTAACGAGCGCGAGCGCATACGGGTAGACGAACCTTACATTTTAATCGTGCCCAGCTATGGCGGTGGCGGAACGGCGGGAGCAGTGCCTCGTCAGGTTATCCGCTTTCTTAACGATCCCCATAACCGGGAGCGTATCCGCGGCGTGATTGCGGCGGGCAATCGCAACTTTGGCGACGCCTTTGGCCGCGCCGGGGATGTCATCTCTCAAAAATGCGGCGTGCCGTATCTCTATCGTTTTGAACTGATGGGAACACAGCAGGACGTAGAGAACGTGCGTAAAGGAGTAAACGAATTTTGGCAACGACAACCGCAGAACGCGTAA